The following is a genomic window from Malus sylvestris chromosome 12, drMalSylv7.2, whole genome shotgun sequence.
ACtggtaatataaaattttactATAGAAGCATGGAAATTTAGCAAATAATCTCAAAATTGACCAGATGAGTCACTTAATGAACACTTATGTATGCTGGTaagttttggttttcaataaaATTTATTGGTTGCGGGCACTCACCTGTTAAGGATTCAAGCAAAATTTCATAATGAATGGTTTGCACATCTCTTGTTCAAAGCCGTTCTGCTGTATCAGATGTCAAGTCAAAAATTTTATATAATGTTATTGTCGTgttgttcttcaagaatttAAGAGAATATTTTTTATGGCAGGTGAGGAATCCTCAACGAGATTTGCCCCTCGGTATTGGAATAGCATTGTTTATATGTTGCATCTTGTACATGTTTGTATCTTTTGTAATTACCGGCTTAGTACCATACTATGACTTAGATCCAGATACTCCCATTTCCTCAGTATTTGCAAGCTATGGGGTGGAATGGGCAGTGTAAGcatattttcttcttgtttctgGTACTCCGTTCACTAGGACTTTGAGTGCCTTCCATTTAAAAGTATTTGTTTTAAGATTCATATGTATGGACTGCAGGTATATTATAACAACGGGAGCAGTTACTGCTCTTTCTGCAAGTTTGTTGGGTTCGCTTCTTGCTCAGGTGTGTCAGTAATACCTTCTTTTTAATTTAGCATAGTATAAATCTCTTTATAGTGGAGTTTTACTAATGCAGACAGCACTTTTAGGAAGTTTTTGCATTCACTACTGCTTTTTCAGTTATATGTTGGTTGGTTCCGTCGAACTTTCCTGACAGTTTTATATAGTTCTTCCTGAAGATTTTGTGTCAATGCCAAAAGAATTTGCTGTTTGAAAGTCTTTTTGCTTGCATTCCCATACTGAGACAAGACTACAAGGCACTCTTCCTTATATCTAAAAAGTATTTAGGTTGCCAGTTTAAATTTAGGAGCTTGCCTCACCTGAATTTCCATTTATTTGGAGGCACTTTGTTCTCTGCATTATCATGAATCAGAGGTTTATTCCACCTGGTAATCCGAGATCTCTCGATctgttttatttaaattttacagCCACGGATCCTGATGGCAATGGCTAGAGATGGATTGTTACCATCATTCTTTTCAgacattaataaaaaaacccaagTTCCTGTGAAGAGCACTGTTACAACTGGTATTTTTGCCGCAGTTCTGGCATTCTTTATGGATGTTTCCCAATTGGCAGGGATGGTAAGTTAACCAAAGTTTTTTGACCGGAGATAAAAGCTGAGcacatatttataatttattattcTCTAGGGAGATGGATCTTTGTCGTTTTCGTGTTTTCATCCTCATAAGTGTTTATTACATTGTGGGTACAGGTTAGCGTTGGTACACTATTTGCGTTTACAACTGCTGCACTTTCAGTTTTGATACTACGATATGTGCCACCAGATGAAGTGCCACTTTCATCAGCACTTAAAGAGTCCATTACGTCAACATCATTGCAATCTGGTCGTAATATTCAGGAAAGTGACAGCGAAAACCTTCCACTTCCTGCTGGCTCCTCTAAGGATGATAGTCAATATTTACGTGAAATAGGGGAGGCATCACTTGGCTATCCTCTGATTCAGAAAGTCTTATCACAAGGTAATAGTAGCTCACGTGATTTGTAGTATGGGAAAACAGATAATGCACTGAATGTACCGAACTCATGACGCTTGTGTTTTGGAATAAGCAGAATCTTACTGAACATGGAGGATTAAAAATAGGGGAAATGACCAATCCCTCTGGTTAGGGTATTTTTTTCAATTAGATCTCTCtagtatttttttttgcttttcaattCGGTCCTTATAGTTGAGTTTTGTTTACAACTTTACAATCAAGGATAATTACAAGAATCCGTCAATCAGTTAACAGGAAATACTTTTTCAATGAGATCACTATAGTTAATTTTGGTTTATAAAGGTCCCTGCCTTATGTTCCACATGCAACTGAGGTGCGTGATATTTCAGTCTAACTGATTGACGGATTCTTTAATTTGCCCTTGATTGTAAACGAAACCTAACTACGACGATCTGGTTGGAGAAATTAAAATTACAGAAAACTACTTTAGAAAACATCCAAACCGTGTCAATTTTGCTTAAGGATGGTCTTAGTTCCACTAGCCACTAGGGCCACATCCCATGTTAAATGAAGATGTTTACAATTTGGATTGTCTAAGGTTCTATCCTAGACAATTGTTATATGATGTTCCTCTTTTTTACTACAAATAATCACACAGACAATCGAAATGAACAAAAAAGGCGGAAGATTGCTGCCTGGGCCATAGCCTTTCTCTGTATAGGGACTTTTACCTTTGCATTTGCAGCTTCAGCTAAAGGCATTTCCAGGTTTGTCGTGttttaaattacattttacgcAGGTTGATGTTTGATTAATGGCTGGCCTTTTGTACTTTGACTAGAATTTCAACTCGTGATAGGCTGTTAAATTTTTAAGACGACGCTTTTGTTTGCTTGATAGACATTGTTGGCCCGTTCCCTAACAGCTTTTAGATTTTTGGGCTTGTGGTTGTATAAAATGATATTGGAGCTATTAAAATTTGAACAGCGTCTTATTAAGATCTATCTAGGTAGTCTAAGATTTAGGTATATTCCATTAGAAACATATGCAGTTTTGTCTTTGTAAATCATATGTCGAAAGAGATGAGATCAGAGATTCAGACATATATATCTAACAATTCCATCGGATTTTAGTTTAATGTTCCCAACTTGTTTACTGTGCCAGCATTCTTCGCTTCACAGTGTGCGGAGTGTCTGGCGTTCTACTGCTGTGCTGCTTAATTGTGCTGACCTGTATTGATCAAGATGATACAAGGCACAGCTTTGGACACACTGGAGGTACAGTTAAAATCTATCCTATAAATATTGTTGGAGATTGATTGGCATTACCAAACGTCGAttctctcaaattttcatcTCTTTGTTTCCTTCTTGTGTTTAGAATGGACTTCATCCTTGAAAGTTTAAGCAAATCATTTTTACGACTCCACAACCATTTGTTTCTTTCTGCAGGTTTCAGTTGTCCCTTTGTTCCATTTTTGCCTGCTGCTTGCATTCTCATAAATACCTACTTGCTAATTGGTCTCGGGTGAGTCCTCCCTTCCCCTCGCAACACACACGCAAATAAGCAAATTTgtatccaaatccaaaaccagaATCTGAATACATTGATCCATGACTTTTGAAATACACTATATTCATAACTGATAACATGTTTCATACTCGTAGAGCTGCCACGTGGATCCCCGTCTCTGTATGGTTTGCCATAGGAGCATTGGTGTACTTGTTTTACGGGCGGAGCCACAGTTCACTTTACAATGCAGTGTATGTGTCCTCAGCTTATGCTAATGAGATTTATCGTTCCTCGTCCGACCACGCGGCCTAGTCTGTGCCGGGCAAGAACCCCGCTCGCCCCGGTGCAGGTCACAAATGTGTTTCTGTTATCATGCGTTTACTTCTCTCATGTTAATTTTTAGGTTGGAACTTTTGAACAGAATGTTCATCTCATTGTAAGTAACCCAAATTACTACTTTTATTTCAGTTTCTTTGCAATACAAAGTAAGCCTTGAAAGAGAAGGATAGAGAGAACCAAGCtctgttttctttactttaACCATAGGACCGTGGCGAGCATATGTTCCGTTTCGTCGCGTTTGGTGCCTAGGATTGGATTCGATTGGATATCCATGTTGAAGAACTTTTAGTTTTGACAGAGTTGACGGAATTAGATAGATTAGTTATAAGGTGTTGATATCCTATCGTGCGGTGTGAAAGGGATAAGTTTTCTTCCCGACTACTACTGCCTTCAATTTGGACAAAATTTGAAAGTTGACGTCAGTTTCTTCCGGTTTAACCAATGTtcgaacattttttttttttttttgtctaagaAAACATTATTTGACTCTAAAAACCGGTGTTCAAGGAACAAGTAAAATAAAAGGTTGGTGTTATCaacacaccattttttttttctcctacacacttatattaattttttaccgtgggattgaatgaatagaagaaaatcaaaagatgcaaattaataaaaaattgtgtATCTCTTGCACACCTATATTAATTTTCAATCATCAAATCAAATGGATGGAATAAAATCAAAAGatgtaaattaataaaaatcgtgttgaaagtaaaaataagtgtgtagTTAACatcaaccaaataaaaaaaaaagaagctaagTTGTAAcaagtttttctttaatttaataatttttttaagaaatcaTAGTATTTACATGAGAGAGTAGGTTAAGTTTtataatggactagcaataatatgattcaattttacctttagcgagaatcgaacataaaagTCATCGCTTACAActgaaaaataatatataccACTAAATCGTAATACTATGTGATttctttaatttaatattaagtCATCCATCACaagatgaattttttttgttttttggacaAATACAAGATGAATTATTTGAGTTGGCTTTTT
Proteins encoded in this region:
- the LOC126593428 gene encoding cationic amino acid transporter 4, vacuolar-like, coding for MQSVGGGKCFWGFRSLIQRKEVDSVHVGRREGHHQLARILSVTDLIAIGVGATIGAGVYVLVGTVARECAGPALTISFLIAGIAAALSAFCYAELACRCPSAGSAYHYSYICVGEGVAWLVGWALILEYTIGGAAVARGITPNLALFFGGLDKLPSFLARHTIPRLGIVVDPCAAVLVLIVAFLLCTGIKESSLVQMIVTSVNVSVMLFIMIAGGYLGFKNGWVGYELSSGYFPFGINGMFAGSAVVFFSYIGFDSVTSTVEEVRNPQRDLPLGIGIALFICCILYMFVSFVITGLVPYYDLDPDTPISSVFASYGVEWAVYIITTGAVTALSASLLGSLLAQPRILMAMARDGLLPSFFSDINKKTQVPVKSTVTTGIFAAVLAFFMDVSQLAGMVSVGTLFAFTTAALSVLILRYVPPDEVPLSSALKESITSTSLQSGRNIQESDSENLPLPAGSSKDDSQYLREIGEASLGYPLIQKVLSQDNRNEQKRRKIAAWAIAFLCIGTFTFAFAASAKGISSILRFTVCGVSGVLLLCCLIVLTCIDQDDTRHSFGHTGGFSCPFVPFLPAACILINTYLLIGLGAATWIPVSVWFAIGALVYLFYGRSHSSLYNAVYVSSAYANEIYRSSSDHAA